The Parashewanella spongiae genome has a window encoding:
- a CDS encoding DUF3413 domain-containing protein: MFEHNIQLNRDKVSNLINWGHWFAFFNGLLAIIIGSRYISTLGEPDTWLGWSYLILYTVGQFSFLAFIIYLIFLFPVTLLAPYSRVLRGFAATIATIGQCILLYDTVIFSDYGLHLSPFAFELAWTDINSLLSGGKLLLAPVLFLAFQLTLANYLWKRIVTLQKCNFGHKVLIIIGICFVSSHLSHIWADATNVTDITRYDDAYPLSYPATAKTFMERHGIERQDSTKLNSHNDGSLTYPLTFPQCKSDIKPNILFISVNSFRKDMVNSDTMPFLYQYSQESLHFTHHFSGGTSFNSGMFSMLYAIQGSYSSAIELSYTSPVITQQLKKSGYDLELFSDQTNIDYSSPKAMFNDFKLNLTPKPQNSAMTDVAVVKSFKNWRKKQIKPWLALVTLNATATYDTPVGFLGIKTIKAPIEYQPEQRVLFNQYRQAAHFTDQQLKVLISNIDKDTIVIVTGAKGAAFDINSNNTKSSLTPENVNVPLIIHGLQLGARKVNYRTSHYGIAPTLMSLILGCTNPSTDYSSGQSLMSPDSQDWIYVSDQKAFAIYQNDEVTVIDNHGKYRIYNPDLTQRLKKKLSAPELIEVIREGRRLYQ; the protein is encoded by the coding sequence ATGTTTGAACATAATATCCAACTCAATAGAGATAAGGTTTCTAATCTAATCAATTGGGGTCATTGGTTCGCATTTTTTAATGGCTTACTCGCCATTATTATTGGTTCGCGGTATATCTCTACTCTAGGTGAACCAGATACTTGGTTAGGTTGGAGCTATTTAATTCTTTACACCGTCGGGCAGTTCAGCTTTCTTGCTTTTATTATTTATTTGATATTCTTGTTTCCAGTTACCTTACTCGCACCTTATTCAAGAGTATTACGTGGCTTTGCAGCCACTATTGCGACAATCGGTCAATGTATACTGTTATATGACACAGTCATATTTTCTGACTATGGTCTGCATCTGAGCCCTTTTGCTTTTGAACTCGCTTGGACCGATATTAACTCGCTATTGAGTGGTGGAAAATTGCTACTCGCGCCCGTATTATTTTTGGCATTTCAATTAACCTTAGCCAATTATTTATGGAAACGTATCGTAACACTTCAAAAATGTAATTTCGGCCATAAAGTGCTTATTATTATTGGGATTTGTTTTGTTAGCAGTCACTTATCCCATATATGGGCCGATGCGACTAATGTTACTGATATCACTCGTTATGATGATGCGTACCCACTGTCTTATCCAGCCACAGCAAAAACATTTATGGAACGCCATGGCATCGAACGTCAAGACAGCACAAAGCTCAACAGCCATAACGATGGTTCGTTAACTTACCCGTTAACTTTTCCACAATGTAAATCAGATATCAAACCAAATATTCTCTTTATCTCTGTTAATAGCTTCCGTAAAGACATGGTGAACTCCGACACCATGCCTTTTCTTTATCAATATTCACAAGAAAGTTTACATTTCACCCATCACTTTAGCGGCGGAACAAGCTTTAATAGCGGTATGTTTTCTATGCTTTATGCCATACAAGGCAGCTATTCAAGTGCCATCGAGCTCTCTTATACTAGCCCTGTAATCACTCAACAATTAAAGAAATCTGGTTATGATCTTGAGCTATTTTCAGATCAAACTAATATCGACTACAGCTCACCCAAAGCAATGTTTAATGACTTCAAGCTGAATCTAACACCTAAACCTCAAAATAGCGCGATGACTGACGTTGCTGTAGTTAAATCGTTTAAAAACTGGCGTAAAAAACAAATCAAGCCTTGGTTAGCACTGGTCACTTTAAACGCCACAGCCACTTACGATACGCCCGTAGGCTTTTTGGGGATTAAAACCATCAAAGCCCCTATAGAATACCAACCAGAACAACGAGTCTTATTCAACCAATACAGACAAGCGGCACACTTTACTGATCAACAATTAAAAGTACTTATTTCAAACATTGATAAAGACACAATCGTTATCGTAACTGGTGCAAAAGGTGCAGCTTTTGATATTAATTCAAATAACACTAAAAGCTCGCTTACTCCTGAAAATGTGAATGTGCCACTGATCATACATGGACTACAATTAGGCGCTAGAAAAGTAAACTACCGCACCAGCCACTATGGCATTGCACCAACCTTAATGAGCCTGATTCTTGGTTGCACCAATCCATCAACGGATTACAGTTCAGGTCAAAGCTTAATGAGCCCTGATTCGCAGGATTGGATTTATGTTTCGGATCAAAAAGCTTTCGCTATTTATCAAAATGATGAAGTTACTGTCATTGATAATCATGGGAAGTACCGGATTTATAATCCTGACTTAACACAGCGATTGAAGAAAAAATTGAGTGCTCCTGAACTTATTGAAGTCATTCGGGAAGGCAGAAGACTTTATCAATAA